TGCCCACGTTTTTATGATCAATAAGAAAATGCCCATGTGTTGACCTTTTCCGTcccgtttttttgaaaaaacggctAACAGACGTTATTGTATACGCGTCAATAATTCAAGATTACGTGGCAATAATTCATGCTTGGGAAAAGACATTGAAGCCCCCCTGTGACTAGGACCTGGTTAAACCGTGTCAAATGCCCAATACACTGCCTAGTTGAATCATAGGGTCTAAACCCGTTCACATAATGAATGGTTAATACCGCCCACCCTTTGGCGGGTGTCCAAGATTGCACACCTGCTCTATTTCTTCTCCGGCGCCGGTACCTTCTCTGGTCTAGAAGTAACTGGTGAGACTCCAATAACTAAATCATCAACCTCACTAGTTATTTCTTCCACTGATATCTCCAGAAAACTTGTCTTCACCAGCACTTACACCACTATTTCATTATCACAGTAGGCCACCATTCAAAATCAAACTCCTCTTAATTCGAAAACAGATTGAAACAAAAAATCGTTAAACCTACCATGCAATCAAATGAAAAAGCAAAATTTCAGTACTCTCAATCAACTTAATTACGGttgaaaatttcaaaaaaatttctACCCTAGCATCAAAATCATCACGACTATACAAAATTTCTACGGATTAACCACGTTAATTGTATCAAGAAGAACCCCATTTAACACTGTTACCCGTTCCCCCATATTCATAACAACATCATCAGAAAACCTCATTCAAACCCTAACCAATTCAAATCCTAACCAATTCAAATCCTAATTGCAAATCCAACACAAGCCTCATCGATTCCCAATTGAAAACACATTTGTATCTATCTACCTAATCGAATTAAACAATACAAATCCCTTGGTAATGGCGGTGATGTTGCTGGTAATGAATCACAACCAGTTATCATCAATTCTGAAATAAAAGAAGAAAGCAAATGGAAAAGACCAGTTGAGGAAGAAGGAAGGAGGTGCACAGAGGAATGGAAAAGATGAGCGGCGGAAATACCAAGTGAAAACCGGTAGTTTTGTTAAATGGTAAGATGCGCATTTGTTTTTGAACACGTGTAACAATCTCGTCGACTTCATTTTAAGCTGTCGATGATAAAATGCTTTGACGGTTAAAGATGTTATCTCACAGACAGTCGATTTATCCAACGAATGGACGGTAAAAGATTATTTTATACTTCTAGGCTCAATGGGTTAATTTGTAATTGCATCCGCCAACTTCTCATCTTCTCATCTCATTTGATGAGAAATTGACTAAGTAAATGAGATTTTACTTGGATGGTAGGTCCGGACGGAAATCGTAACGGCGTGGGCATTCttttaaaattcaaaaaaatcgTGGACATTTTCTTAATTACATTTCCCCTCATGGGCATTTTCTTAAGTTTCCCTAAAAAGTTTCAATTTAGGTGTTCCTGAAATTGTATCTGACATGGTAAAGGGTGAAGCTCAAAGTGAACAACATAGCCATTACAAATCACATAGGACGCCCACCGCACAGCTTCCACTCCTCAGACTTCTGCTCTTGTTAGCATGCATTCTCTACCATACATTTCGCCGTTTTAACCAACTTTGTACCACTCATTTTTTGATGTGGCGTTGACCTTCTCTCATCAAGTACACAAGCTTTTTAGCTGGCATCTTGCTTCAGAATCCCGTCTCTTCTAAATTATGCTCAAGTAAGTACATCAAAAACGTAATCAACTATTTGATAGGTTGTACTCCATGGAAATCAAAATTTGATAAACAAAAACATTAAAGAACCTGTAGGTTTGTTCTTCCATGCCCGCTCCTGTGCCTGCATGAAGGCCCTGCAAGTTTCAAGCAAGATAAAGATACAGCAAACCACCAGCCTTCTATTATTTTTTATCTTAGGTGGATGGTGAAGAACAAAGAAACAGAAACAAGAAGTAGTTAGCTAATATTTCCGTGACCGACACCAACAAGTTAGCATCGAATACCTGGTGGAAACGAGCAGGGTCAATACCTGAATTGGCTGAAACCTGAGAACCGTGATTGACCATAACCAAGTTCCTGCAGTCCCATGCCGCTTGATACTTAGAACAATCAACTATCACCCAAATCATGCAAGTTGAAACGACCCCTCAAGGCCAGTAGCAAGATGCAATAAATCTCAGAGTTCACCTGAGCATTTTGATGACCAACGAAACCATATCACGGGTACTGGAGTGGAACAACATCATGTTATGGGGTGATTAAAAGGCCACATATATCGTATAACAATCAAATAACGGACGATTAGGGCACTAACCCACGAATTTAAAGAAGGTTGCTGCAACCGTTGCTGGTGACTGAGGGCCTTCTTGGGTTGATAGGAACTGTGGTTACGACTGTGATTGTGACTGAGATTAATACCCTTGAGCCGGAGGTTTTTGCTGATGTCGTTGCTCAAATAAGGTTAACTCCTCGGGCTTCTCCCCCTAGAATTAATGCACATACAGAGACATGATACCATTTTCCACAACTTAAGGTTCAAAACTACATTGGAGAACAATAAtgggaaaattaaaataagaaGGCAAACAGAATAATAAGGATAACGTTACCCTGCTTTCACTAGTTACACTTGTGTTCTATCCAATTACAAAGAGGAAGTGCAACCTGCCCACCAATAGGTGCTAAAGCAGGAGTTGTAGCGGCAGTTGTTGAAGACCCAGGCACAGCAGCTGCAGTAGAAAGACTGTCGGGGAACTGTCTGCCCTCGAGGAATGTATCCCGACCATGGGGAACATATAAAGTCAAAAAGCTATacgagtagataaaaccaccatcgTCCCAGTTTACAGTGGGGCATTCAAAGTCCATGATACACTGGTCAGAAAACTGTACAGCACAACTGGAGACTAAAACTGAATAAGAAGGTAAGAAAATATGCTTAGGAATCCAATATCTTCTATAACCTGTAGTTTAGTTGCCTGGGCATTCGGGTGCTGAGATAGATTCTGACCAGATTGCTGCATCATATGCAATTTTTGTTGTAGCAGAGAGAATGTTTGTTGTGATGACTGAAAGCTAGTTGTAAAGCTTGTGTTTGCTGAGACATGACCTGAGCTAGCTGAGAAAGCGATTGGTGCGGAAGGTGATGCAATTGTTGCTGATGATGAAAACAAGGAGGCCCACAGACACCTTGTTGCAAGTTTGGAGGCATCAGCTGGGGAGGGAAGGAGGGAGGGAGGTACCACAATTTAGCTTCAGTTCATCCCGCATACTGCAAAACATTTTCAACCCGATAGGCAGGTGACTGAAATTACCTTAGAAGTTTGTattctttgatttcctttgtaaCTACTCAGCGGATTGAAATTCATTGATTGTAGCTCAATACCGATATGATCAGTGTTATGAATACACGATATTCAGcaaagttaaaggtttatattgattaaccaaATCACGTGGGGTGTTCCCTTATGTGGGTTTACTAACCCCAATTGTTACTGTTACCTAAGACCAGaaacactttttttctttttttgatttataGTTTTACTATAGTTTTGTGCCTTCAGCTAAGTCAGTACTAATGAACATTGCCATAACAAATCACTTATATTCCCATGCTTTCCTTAATTGGATGAAGAGAGTGTAGAGATTATCTAGCTGAAGAACTGGGCAATGTGAATCAAGAGTTCTCCTTCTCTTCCACGCAATACTGATTACGGTGCATAGAATGATGTGTATTTAAGTAATTCTTTCACGATTATACAAGTTGATGATTGATAACATCTCATGACACTAACATTTCCTCTAAAACATTTTCGATAAGACACAAACTAAAGCCAAGTTCTTGCAAGAATGTTTCCTAAGGACACGCCAAATTTTATGTGTCTAGTGGGCCAGAAGAGCGACATTTCGCCAAAAAGGACAGCTTCGTGTTCTTACCCTGTATACCGGTACTGCAGTAGTACTTGTGTATTCCAGCACGACATCTGCTCTCGACCACAGACCATCTGCTTTCGACCATAGACATACGGAGTCTGGCTCCTCGATGCGAGCCCTTGAATTTATGCTTTCGGAAACTTTGAAATCTGCTGTTAGTTCCTGAAACCAGGTAGAATGCGGAAAAGATTATTATTATGagttagaaaaaaaaagtaacaacAATGCAGGGAGAGCCAGCCTTCACGTTCTATGGAAGCACCAAACATTGCCAAGAAAAGACACATGACTGCCAATTACAGACTACAATCTTACAGATTCTTACTTACTTTATTGTTAGCTGGAGTTGTTAGATGCGCTGGGCCTGAGATGTGGTGTCGACTCCCGTGTACAGCACACGTAACCAGCTGGAAGcaactcaaaaagaaaaaaaaagatacacgGAAACAACGCTCAACAAACTTTTTAGTTTCAGTTACAATGCTAATCAACTTTTTGATATTTCTAATTAATCAGAAATTAATTGTAACTTAAACCTAATAATCAATTTCCGATTAATGAACCATATTTTAGACGCAGAGATCGGAATTAGAGATGGAGAGAAATAACACTTCAGATCTttgaataatcaagaaaatcaattTATTTTGATTAGATTTAAAACTCgaatcattcatgaaatgaaatcaaaataaggaaattaaattaaatgaaattaAATTGATATTATAAAGTAACTACATCGATCGATCTAGTAATTATACATACAACCCAAAGACTCAACCTTGAATAATGATCTGGGTGGTTTTCCATTTCCACCACCGAAACTTAAACCAGTAGGTACCGCAGTAGCAACAGGTGATGTACAGGAAGATGAAGAgtttgaattattattattattattattattattattagaagaagaagctCCTGCTGCTAATGCTAAACAACCTTCGCTCCAAGACCTTCGGATCGGATATGATAATTTCTTCTTAGAGTTACAAttagctgttgctgctgctgatgaacttTTTGATGATGATCTGTGTAATGCACAATTACAGTTCTTATGATATGGCCTTCTTTCAATATCTGTGTCTGATGTTGATATGCACCCTTCAAATACACATCTGATCAATCCTTCTGCTGCTGCCGCGGccatttctccttcttcttcttcttcttctccgatcGATGAGTTTCAGAACGATCTATCAATCTATATATATAGATAGATGTGAAGTTGTGTGGGTGTTTATGACTTTATATATAGGGACTAGTGagttgtatttattttattttaatttggttATTATTAAAAAGGACTAATATAATAATTTGGGAGAGTAAAACAATAAATTAGTAACATTTGTCGGGCTTTGTTATTGTTCAAGTAAACAAACAAGCTGGTTTCATGGATCGATCCGCGAGGAATTTGTGTTTGCTACGAAAAACAACAAATTGAGTGAGTGGAGTTATTGTTTAGGTTAACTACAACTAAGCATAGTCACTAGTCAGTCGGAATATGAACAAGATGGGATGGAGTGTTTCTTTTCCCCCTAGATTCATTGTCTCTAGTATATTCCCAACTACTATTGGCTTTGTTTGCCACGACTTGGCAGGAAACGTGTTCAAACTTGTTGTTTGCTGACCCAACTGTTGGAATATGAACGTGTCACGTTCAAATATTTAGGGTATCTAGCGTAATGAATTTGGCCTTTTGATTTAGGTAGTATTTGTCCTAATATTTAGGCATTTGAATAAGTAATGTAGTCGTGGGAACTTGGATCCTACAGATTAGGAAGTTATGTTAGTTATGGGTATGTGTAATCGTGTGCATGTAATGCCTATTTAAGGCAGTTCTCAATTAATGAAAATTAACCGAGTTAAGAAAAGATCTTGCAATATCTCCTCTATATTTGTTTCCATATATCTGGTTCAAAATCTACATTTGGCATCAAGAGTCGGTAGATCCTCGGGCAATTAATGGCAACTAAAGGAGCTGCGCTACAAACAAATGTCTCTGTATTCAAAGGTGATAGTTTTAATTTTTGGTCTATTAAATTAAGAACAATTTTTATTGCATATGATTTGTGGGAATTGGTAAAATCTGATTATGATGAAATCGATCTAGAGAAGGCAACTCCAGATCAGAAAAAGGAGTACGAAGAGAAGGTGAGAAAGGATGCTAAAGCATTGACTGTTATACAAGAAGGTGTAGATGAtgcaatttttccaaagatttcttTATGCAAAAGAACAAAAGAGGCATGGGATCTGCTGAAATACCAATTCGAAGGTACAGACAAAACAATTATGGTAAAGTTACAAACTCTTCGTCGTCAATTCGAAACTTTCTCTATGGGAAATTCTGATTCGGTTCAAGGTTTTCTTGATAATGTTATCAAGACTGTTAATTCAATGAGAGCTTATGATGAAGAAATATCTGACCGGAAAATCGTGAAGAAGGTATTACGCTCTCTTCCTCACAAATATGATCATGTTGTTGCTGCTATTGAAGAGTCAAAAGATTTATCAAAGTATACTTTTAATGATCTTATGGGTTCTCTCCAAGCACATGAACAAAGATTAAACAGGCTGGAGGATGAAGGATTTGAAGAAAAGGCACTTTGGGCAAAGAAAGGTGAGTTTTGTTCAATTTGTAAAAGAACTAACCATACTACTGAAAGATGTTACTTCAAGGATAGCAAGAAAAAAGCAGTGCAATGTTATCACTGCAACAGATTCGGCCACATCGAGAAATATTGTCGTGATAAACCAAAGGAGGAGAATGCAAATTTCTGCATGGGAGTCATTGACGATGAAGAGGTAAttttattgtgatgatgatgatgatgaatgatgatgatgatgaatgatgAATGATGAAGATTGATGGTTGCCACATTCAGGGAGTGTGTTGGAATATGAATGTGTCACGTTCAAATATTTAGCGTATTCAGCGTAAAGAATTTGGCCTTTTGATTTAGGTAGTATTTGTCCTAGTATTTAGGCATTTGAATAAGTAATGTAGTCGTGGGAACTTGGATCCTACATATTAGGAAGTTATGTTAGTCGTGGGTATGTGTAATCGTGTGCATGTAATGCCTATTTAAGGCAGTTCTCAATGAATGAAAATTAACCGAGTTAAGAAAAGATCTTGCAATATCTCCTCTATATTTGTTTCCATATATCTGGTTCAAAATCTACATTTGGCATCAAGAGCCAGTTGATCCTCGGGCAATTAATGGCAACTAAAGGAGCTGCGTTACAAACAAATGTCTCTGTATTCAAAGGTGATAGTTTTAATTTTTGGTATATTAAATTAAGAACAATTTTTATTGCATATGATTTGTGGGATTTGGTAGAATCTGGTTATGATGAAATCGATCTAGAGAAGGCAACTCCAGATcagaaaaaagagtacaacgagAAGGTGGGAAAGGATGCTAAAGCATTGACTGTTATACAAGAAGGTGTAGATGAtgcaatttttccaaagatttcttTATGCAAAAGAGCAAAAGAGGCATGGGATCTGTTGAAATACCAATTCGAAGGTACATACAAAACAGTTATGGTAAAGTTACAAACTCTTCGTCGTCAATTCAAAACTTTCTCTATGGGAAATTCTGATTCGGTTCAAGGTTTTCTTGATAATGTTATCAAGACTGTTAATTCAATGAGAGCTTATGATGAAGAAATATCTGACCGGAAAATCGTGGAGAAGGTATTACTCTCTCTTCCTCACAAATATGATGACGTTGTTGCTGCTATTGAAGAGTCAAAAGATTTATCAAAGCATACTTTTAATGATATTATGGGTTCTCTCCAAGCACATGAACAAAGATTAAACAGGCTGGAGGATGAAGGATTTGAAGAAAAGGCACTTTGGGCAAAGAAAGGTGAGTTTTGTTCAATTTTTAAAAGAACTAACCATACTACTGAAAGATGTTACTTCAAGGATAGCAAGAAAAAAGCAGTGCAATGTTATCACTGCAACAGATTCGGCCACATCGAGAAATATTATCGTGATAAATCAAAGGAGGAGAATGCAAATTTCTGCATGGGAGTCATTGATGATGAAGAGGTAAttttattgtgatgatgatgatgatgatgatgaatgatgAAGATTGATGGTTGCCACATTCAGGGAGTGTGTTGGAATATGAATGTGTCACGTTCAAATATTTAGCGTAAAGAATTTCGCCTTTTGATTTAGGTAGTATTTGTCCTAGTATTTAGGCATTTGAATAAGTAATGTAGTCGTGGGAACTTGGATCCTACAGATTAGGAAGTTATGTTAGTTGTGGGTATGTGTAATCGTGTGCATGTAATGCCTATTTAAGGCAGTTCTCAATGAATGAAAATTAACCGAGTTAAGAAAAGATCTTGCAATATCTCCTCTATATTTTTTTCCATATATCTGGTTCAAAATCTACATTTGGCATCAAGAGCCAGTCGATCCTCGGGCAATTAGTGGCAACTAAAGGAGCTGCACTACAAACAAATGTCCATGTATTCAAAGGTGATAGTTTTAATTTTTGGTCTATTAAATTAAGAACAATTTTTATTGCATATGATTTGTGGGATTTGGTAGAATCTGGTTATGATGAAATCGATCTAGAGAAGGCAACTCCAGATCAGAAAAAAGAGTACAAAGAGAAGGTGAGAAAGGATGCTAAAGCATTGACTGTTATACAAGAAGGTGTAGATGAtgcaatttttccaaagatttcctTATGCAAAAGAGCAAAAGAGGCATGGGATCTGTTGAAAGACCAATTCGAAGGTACATACAAAACAATTATGGTAAAGTTACAAACTCTTCGTCGTCAATTCAAAACTTTCTCTATGGGAAATTCTGATTCGGTTCAAGGTTTTTTTGATAATGTTATCAAGACTGTTAATTCAATGAGAGCTTATGATGAAGAAATATCTGACTGGAAAATCGTGGAGAAGGTATTACGCTCTCTTCCTCACAAATATGATCATGTTGTGTCTGCTATTGAAGAGTCAAAAGATTTATCAAAGTATAGTTTTAATGATCTTATGGGTTCTCTCCAAGCACATGAACAAAGATTAAACAGGCTGGAGGATGAAGGATTTGAAGAAAAGGCACTTTGGGCAAAGAAAGGTGAGTTTTGTTCAATTTTTAAAATAACTAACCATACTACTGAAAGATGTTACTTCAAGGATAGCAAGAAAAAAGCAGTGCAATGTTATCACTGCAACAGATTCGGCCACATCGAGAAATATCGTCGTGATAAACCAAAAGAGGAGAATGCAAATTTCTGCATGGGAGTCATTGATGATGAAGAGGTAAttttattgtgatgatgatgaatgaTGAAGATTGATAGTTGCCACATTCAGGGAGTGTTTTGGAATATGAATGTGTCACGTTCAAATATTTAGCGTAAAGAATTTGGCCTTTTGATTTAGGTAGTATTTGTCCTAGTATTTAGGCATTTGAATAAGTAATGTAGTCGTGGGAACTTGGATCCTACAGATTAGGAAGTTATGTTAGTCGTGGGTATGTGTAATCGTGTGCATGTAATGCCTATTTAAGGCGGTTCTCAATGAATGAAAATTAACCTAGTTAAGAAAAGATCTTGCAATATCTCCTCTATATTTGTTTCCATATATCTGGttcaaaatctacaccaactacACGAAGCAATGGACAAAACATCTACAGAACGAGTGTAAATATGACTAttaaattactccctccgtttctggaaaaacgttactttcactttttcattttgacCTAGGCTAAATTGGAAAAaatgaaagtaacacttttccaaaAACGctctgttttaaaaaaaaaataggctggttttatGTATAAATTCAAATTTACATAATAACTGTTGTATCCGTCTAACATGTCAAACCCAGATGAAGTTACAAACTGTTAAGTTTTGATCGATCAGACCGGTTTTGGTTTTAAACAACAACATTAATCTTGCTTGAATTCACACTTTAAACCTAAGCCAAAGTTCAGGGCAGGCAGCAATGCTTAAATTCACACTCTTAACACATCACATGCAACTTTTGATGTATGTAGATGAGAGAATGCTTGTTGTGATGACACTGAAAGCTAGTTGTAAAGCTTCCGTTTGTTGAAACAGGATCTATGCTAGCTGACACGGCGATTGGTGTGGAGGCTGATGCAATTGTTGCTGATGATGAAAACCACGAGGCCCAAAGACGCCTCGTCTCATCAGCTGTGGAGGAGCAGCAGAGGCAGTCTGCTGCACCTGAGGCCGGAAAAATGGCACTTGACCTACTGAGCCAGATGAAAGCTGCAATGGGAACGTCCCTGATGAAGGGATTGTTAAATGGAAGAAGAATTGGAAGTTCGTAATTGTGTTCATGTCTGAGCATGTTGGCAGTGTACTTGTACCGGTCAATATATGGTTTATTCATGTCTTGAAAAGATAACACAGGATACTGCAGAAAAGGATACATTAATTGATCATACCTGTTGAGGGACTAGAGACAGTAAAGTTGCAAGTGCTGGATGACAACCATTTGAAGGACCACATATAAAGAGACTATTATAAGACTCAAAAGCAATAAACTCGACCCCAGGTACATTGATTGTGTAAGGCTCTAATGGCCCTCTCAGCATCCTCTGAAGTTGATATTTTATGAAACAGCATCCTGCAGAAGTAAAATAGTCGGCATCCGAACACCATTAGGATACTGCTATTCATCTGTCAATAATAGGTGCCAACAGCCAAGTAGTATGACATCACCACATGGCTGTTGTGTCTACAAAAATTAGGACACATCAACACTAATCACTGTCACGGAAAATCAACAACACTGAGGACACACAAACTAAGAATCAAAATTACATCAAAACTGGTCGAAAATCAAATATGCATTTCCATGGGAAACTATCATAACTTCCCCCTTGACTatgcagaaaaaagaagaagataagaactgCAAATTGAGCAACACACCCTGACTAGCGTAACTAAGAAAAAGCCATGCGACAATAGAAATCCTTCGCAAGTCTGTCACAGCAGTTGCAGTAACTTGCTTCATTCTGCGCCAGTGAACATCCCAGTTGTATACTCGAGTGACAGTGACCTGGTGCAGCAGCACTGATGTACAGAGTTGGAAGTTACAGATATACCTGTATTATCGTCACTTGGTCCCTTAAGAATTGTAGATCAGCAATAACCTCTATGGTAGTGTTAGCATTATCAAGGTTCTCTTGTAGAAGAGCACTGGCCTGCAAAAAGTTGCCTTAGAAGTTAGTATTCATTGATTTCTCGTTCTCTTCCACGCAATACTGATTACGGTGAACAGATAAATGAATATCTAATTAACTCTTTGACGATTATACAAGATTCATCTACAACCATCACAGGGCACTAACATTTCTTTTAAAACGTTTTCCATAAGACACAAACTAAAGGCAAGTTCTTGCGAGGATGTTTCCTCAAGGACACGCTAACTTTTAAGTGTCCAAGGGTACATTTCGTCAAAAAGAACAGCTTCGTGTGTTTGCCCTGTATACTGGTCCCgcatagggctgcacaacgggtagggtgggtaggatatggcctatacccgccaccctacccgtttaccggcggttaagaaaatttttacccgccaccctacccgtcaaatagtggatagggtaggatacggttaaaaaactgacgggtagggtagggttggcgggtaggagtaggatatgtgcacttctaggtagggtgggtaggatatgacctatacctgtcaccctacccgtttactggcggttaagaaaatctttacccgccaccctacccgccaaatagtggataggataggatacggttaaaaaactggcgggtagggtagggttggcgggtatgggtagggtatatGCACCCCTAGTCCCGCAGTACTACTAAA
Above is a genomic segment from Papaver somniferum cultivar HN1 chromosome 10, ASM357369v1, whole genome shotgun sequence containing:
- the LOC113318718 gene encoding epsin-like, producing the protein MAAAAAEGLIRCVFEGCISTSDTDIERRPYHKNCNCALHRSSSKSSSAAATANCNSKKKLSYPIRRSWSEGCLALAAGASSSNNNNNNNNNNSNSSSSCTSPVATAVPTGLSFGGGNGKPPRSLFKVESLGCMYNY